GTACCTCCAGACGCAGTCCGTCGTGGTGCCGCTCGTGGTCTGCTCGATGGTGCCCTTCTTGCTCCACGTCGGCCTCAACTACCTGCTTGTGAACGTCCTCGGCCtgggcctcgccggcgcctcctccgccatcTCGGCCACGTTCTGGGTCTCGTGCCTCATGCTGCTCGCCTACGTGGTTTGGTCCGACGAGTTCGGCGAGACGTGGAAGGGCTTCTCCGCCGACGCGTTTACGTACGTGCTGCCCACCATCAAGCTCGCCATGCCCTCCGCCATCATGGTCTGGTCAGTACACATGCATACCAATTGAATCTATCACACGGACACAACGTTGTCTGATGTCTCCCCTGATTGATTTGGATATATAGATGTAATTTTGCTGACATTTGTATTGCGTGCAGCTTGGAGTACTGGGCGATTGAGTTCTTGGTTCTGCTCGCCGGCTTGCTGCCGAATTCCACAGTGAGCACGTCGTTGATTGCCATGTGGTACGTACCTCGATCTGGAGTCTGGACAGAACAAACTTCAGAAAAGTTAACTGTTCCATTAATTGCATCATTTCGTACGTACTGCATCGTTCTGAAACAACCCGGCCTGATGTATTAACTTCTGATTTCTGAATGCAGCGCGAGCACGCAGGCCATTGCGTACATGATCACCTACGGGTTCAGTGCTGCTGTGAGGTACGGCACTGCGCTGCCGAGTTTCAGAGTCCGGCGCTGTCAGTGTCACTTCTTATTTTCCCTTATGCTTCTTAATTAACGTTGCGTTGCTTGCATATTTTACAGCACCCGCGTGTCGAATGAGGTCGGGGCAGGGAACGTGGACGGGGCGAAGAACGCGGTGGTGGTCACGATGAAGCTGTCGGTGTTCCTGGCCCTCTCCTTCATCCTTCTGCTGGCCTTCGGCCACAACCTCTGGGCGAACCTCTTCAGCAGCAGCGCAGTGATCATTGCAGAGTTCGCGACCATCACGCCGCTCATGATGATCTCCATCGTGCTCGACTCCACGCAGGGCGTCCTGTCAGGGGTGGCCAGGGGCTGCGGGTGGCAGCATCTGGCGGCCATGACCAACCTGGTGGCGTTCTACGTCGTCGGGATGCCGCTGGCCATCCTCTTCGCCTTCAAACTGAACTTCTACACCAAGGTAATAAAATCTCTCTGCGTTGCGTCGCCGTTGTGCGGCACAACATGAACTGAAGATTTCGGTGCagtgatttttttgtttttttgttttttgcaggGCTTGTGGGCTGGTATGATCTGCGGGCTTGCGTGCCAGGCCACCGCGCTGGTGGTGATCACCATCCGCACGAAATGGTCCAAGATGGTGGACGCGATGCAGCTACAGAAGGCCAGCTACGTGGCTTGATCGATACATACGTGCTTCCTGTGttagttcaagatgtaattcGCGATCAGAGGGTGGCTGTGCGCCTGTGTAGCAACGTTGGGTTTTTGTGAGATGGCCGGAGCGTgggttgatattttttttgatcGGGGTTGATTAATTGAACTGATGTTAAGCATTGTCGATCGCAGTGAGTTTTGACTCGGCTCTCTCTGTCTTTTACGAAACGGTCAACGTGCTTACCGTGTCGTGTGAGCAACTGAGCATCACAACTATCGCGATGGGAAGAGCGAGGGGGATTGATCTGCGGGTCATAAAGATTGTCTTGTGTTTATTGGAGCAGATGACAGGCATTATTGCCCAGCTTTGTAAACCAAGTCCAACGGT
This is a stretch of genomic DNA from Brachypodium distachyon strain Bd21 chromosome 1, Brachypodium_distachyon_v3.0, whole genome shotgun sequence. It encodes these proteins:
- the LOC100833664 gene encoding protein DETOXIFICATION 19; the encoded protein is MSSAPLLERDGEAPAAPARRPWLRRLIDTEEAWAQLQFAVPMVLTNMAYYAIPLVSVMFSGHLGNVHLAGATLANSWATVTGYAFVTGMSGALETLCGQAYGARLYRMLGLYLQSSLIMSAVVSVVISVLWCFTEPLLLLLHQEPDVARAAAVFVAHQIPGLFAYSFLQCLLRYLQTQSVVVPLVVCSMVPFLLHVGLNYLLVNVLGLGLAGASSAISATFWVSCLMLLAYVVWSDEFGETWKGFSADAFTYVLPTIKLAMPSAIMVCLEYWAIEFLVLLAGLLPNSTVSTSLIAMCASTQAIAYMITYGFSAAVSTRVSNEVGAGNVDGAKNAVVVTMKLSVFLALSFILLLAFGHNLWANLFSSSAVIIAEFATITPLMMISIVLDSTQGVLSGVARGCGWQHLAAMTNLVAFYVVGMPLAILFAFKLNFYTKGLWAGMICGLACQATALVVITIRTKWSKMVDAMQLQKASYVA